In one window of Longimicrobium sp. DNA:
- a CDS encoding thioredoxin family protein, translating into MAKTSMMLELGTPAPPFALPDTDGRTVSLDDARGAPALLVMFICNHCPYVKHVRRELAALARDYAPRGVALVGIMSNDVAQHPDDGPAQMRREKEAAGWDFPYLYDESQAVAKAYMAACTPDFFLFGPDLRLVYRGRLDDSRPNSGIPVTGRELRAALDAVLDGRPVSDEQMASIGCGIKWKPGNEPGWFL; encoded by the coding sequence ATGGCGAAGACGTCGATGATGCTGGAGCTGGGCACGCCCGCGCCGCCGTTCGCGCTGCCGGACACCGACGGGCGGACGGTGTCGCTGGACGACGCGCGCGGGGCGCCGGCGCTGCTGGTGATGTTCATCTGCAACCACTGCCCGTACGTGAAGCACGTGCGCCGCGAGCTGGCGGCGCTGGCGCGCGACTACGCGCCGCGCGGCGTGGCCCTCGTCGGCATCATGTCCAACGACGTGGCGCAGCATCCCGACGACGGCCCGGCGCAGATGCGGCGCGAGAAGGAGGCGGCGGGGTGGGACTTCCCCTACCTCTACGACGAGTCGCAGGCGGTGGCGAAGGCGTACATGGCCGCCTGCACGCCGGACTTCTTCCTCTTCGGCCCCGATCTCCGGCTGGTCTACCGCGGGCGGCTGGACGACAGCCGGCCGAACAGCGGCATCCCCGTCACCGGCCGCGAGCTGCGCGCGGCGCTCGACGCGGTGCTCGACGGCCGCCCCGTCTCCGACGAGCAGATGGCGAGCATCGGCTGCGGGATCAAGTGGAAGCCGGGGAACGAGCCGGGGTGGTTCCTCTGA